From the Toxotes jaculatrix isolate fToxJac2 chromosome 15, fToxJac2.pri, whole genome shotgun sequence genome, one window contains:
- the cxcr2 gene encoding C-X-C chemokine receptor type 1 → MKLQLFIFSVLKYLVLTSQERETQGLTFTDGWNFTVFSSLYNFTYPGDEDEQSSPCNVSVPGFNGLGLMITYIMVFVFSVAGNSVVVYVVCYMKKGRASTDIYLMHLAIADLLFSLTLPFWAVDVHSGWIFGNFLCKLLSGFQEASVYSGVFLLVCISVDRYFAIVRAMRVLSSHHRLVKVVCGVVWLVAGLLSLPVALQRESIQAEDLGQTICFENLTGESSDRWRVSMRVLRHTMAFFLPLVVMAVCYGWTVVTLFHTRNQQKHKAMRVILAVVLAFILCWLPYNIIVLIDSLIRGGSLVLETCHAHYSVAVIFNVSQVLAFMHCAVNPVLYAFIGVKFRNQLLLALYKHGLISKRLHMAYRRGSVSSAGSIKSRNSSVSM, encoded by the exons ATGAAGCTGCAGCTTTTCATCTTTAGTGTTTTGAAGTATTTGGTTCTGACCAgtcaagagagagaaacacag ggGCTGACATTTACCGACGGCTGGAACTTCACAGTCTTCAGTTCACTTTACAATTTTACATATCCTGGGGATGAGGATGAGCAATCTAGTCCTTGCAACGTAAGTGTGCCTGGATTTAACGGCCTGGGCCTGATGATCACCTACATCATGGTGTTTGTCTTCAGCGTGGCTGGCAACAGTGTAGTTGTCTATGTGGTGTGCTATATGAAGAAAGGCAGAGCCAGCACAGATATCTACTTAATGCACCTGGCGATAGCGGacctcctgttctctctcacGCTTCCATTCTGGGCTGTCGACGTTCACTCTGGTTGGATCTTTGGCAACTTCCTATGCAAACTCCTGTCAGGCTTTCAGGAGGCATCAGTATACAGTGGTGTGTTCCTGCTTGTGTGCATCAGCGTGGACCGTTACTTTGCCATTGTGAGAGCTATGCGTGTCCTATCCTCCCACCACCGGTTGGTGAAAGTGGTGTGCGGTGTGGTGTGGCTGGTGGCTGGACTGCTGTCCTTACCTGTGGCCCTTCAGAGGGAGAGCATACAAGCTGAAGATCTGGGTCAGACCATTTGCTTTGAAAACCTAACAGGTGAAAGCAGTGACCGCTGGCGTGTTAGCATGCGTGTCCTGCGCCATACAATGGCCTTTTTCCTGCCACTGGTGGTGATGGCTGTCTGCTACGGCTGGACTGTGGTGACGCTGTTTCACACACGAAATCAACAGAAGCATAAGGCCATGCGCGTCATCCTGGCAGTGGTCTTAGCATTTATTCTGTGCTGGCTCCCTTATAACATCATTGTACTGATTGACTCACTCATACGAGGCGGATCACTTGTACTGGAGACATGTCATGCTCACTACAGCGTGGCAGTGATTTTCAATGTGTCCCAAGTGTTGGCCTTCATGCACTGTGCAGTGAATCCAGTGCTGTATGCTTTCATTGGGGTGAAGTTTCGTAACCAGCTGCTCTTAGCTCTTTACAAACATGGCCTCATTAGTAAGAGGCTCCACATGGCTTACAGGAGAGGCTCTGTCAGCAGTGCAGGGAGCATCAAATCTAGAAACAGCTCTGTTTCGATGTAA